Proteins from a genomic interval of Methanofollis formosanus:
- a CDS encoding valine--tRNA ligase, with protein MSSSHTIPKNYDFREVEERWQRTWRDEDNYFDPDSTKPRFIIDTPPPYPTGNFHIGNALNWCYIDFIARYKRMRGYNVMFPQGWDCHGLPTEVKVEEIHGITKNDVPREEFRRLCRELTHENIAKMRTTLRRCGFSTDWSHEYITMLPQYFGKTQLSFLRMLKAGYIYQSEHPVNFCTRCETAIAFAEVSHEGRETKLNFFDFDGLEIATTRPELLAACVAVAVHPEDERYTDLVGKHLTVPLFGHEVAVIKDEDVDPSFGSGAVMICTFGDKQDVHWWKKYDLPLRKAIDRKGRMTALCGRYEGMKAEECRTAILGDMEAAGILKRQEKLEQRVGTCWRCKTPIEILSERQWFVRIKPEEILKAARQVKWYPEHMQMRLENWVEQMEWDWCISRQRIFATPIPVWFCAKCGEMVLPDEADLPIDPTVTKPNHPCPTCGSEEFVGEDDVLDTWMDSSISVLNITGWDGSETPEIFPAQLRPQGHDIIRTWAFYTILRSVALTGERPWDGILVNGMVLGEDGYKMSKSRNNIIPPEDILSEYGADAFRQWGAMGSATGQDIMFNWNDVVAASRFQTKMWNIIRFVLTQLEREPVDEAAEVTELLDRWLLVKLSKTAAEVTNALETYQFDQGLKAIRDFTRNILADDYIELVKGRLYSDAPERASACRALTITVDALCRMIAPYTPHFAEECWAQFREDSVLKQPWVEIAVDDPEAERIGDHVVGLTAELRRYKHDAGLALNAPFGTMNIYAPDQIDDSGDVARALNATVAWKTGEPKLEKSVAGVTFNMAVIGPKLRKQAKAFMQAVEALPAEAIVTPPATVSVDGEEIAVPEDAFAPKFAFSVEGEEVEVLDFDEVTVTLRRD; from the coding sequence ATGTCATCCTCGCATACGATCCCTAAAAACTACGACTTTCGGGAAGTGGAGGAGCGGTGGCAGCGCACATGGCGCGACGAGGACAATTACTTTGACCCCGACTCGACAAAGCCGCGGTTCATCATCGATACCCCGCCGCCCTACCCCACCGGCAACTTCCATATCGGGAACGCTCTGAACTGGTGCTATATCGACTTCATCGCCCGCTACAAGCGGATGCGCGGGTACAACGTCATGTTCCCGCAGGGCTGGGACTGCCACGGCCTCCCCACCGAGGTCAAGGTCGAAGAGATCCATGGCATCACCAAAAACGACGTTCCTCGCGAGGAATTTCGGCGGCTCTGCCGGGAACTCACCCACGAGAACATCGCGAAGATGCGCACCACCCTGCGGCGGTGCGGGTTCTCGACCGACTGGAGCCACGAGTACATCACGATGCTCCCGCAGTACTTCGGCAAGACGCAACTCTCCTTCCTGCGGATGCTCAAGGCGGGCTACATCTACCAGAGCGAGCACCCGGTGAACTTCTGCACCCGGTGCGAGACGGCGATCGCCTTCGCCGAGGTGAGCCACGAGGGCCGGGAGACGAAGCTCAACTTCTTCGACTTCGACGGGCTGGAGATCGCGACGACCAGGCCCGAACTCCTTGCGGCCTGTGTGGCGGTCGCCGTCCACCCCGAAGACGAGCGCTACACCGACCTCGTCGGCAAGCACCTGACCGTCCCGCTCTTCGGCCATGAGGTCGCCGTGATCAAGGACGAGGACGTCGACCCCTCCTTCGGGTCCGGCGCCGTGATGATCTGTACCTTCGGCGACAAGCAGGACGTTCACTGGTGGAAGAAATACGACCTTCCCCTCAGAAAGGCGATCGACCGCAAGGGCAGGATGACGGCACTCTGCGGCCGGTACGAGGGCATGAAAGCAGAAGAGTGCCGCACGGCGATCCTCGGCGACATGGAAGCGGCCGGCATCCTCAAGAGGCAGGAGAAACTCGAGCAGCGGGTCGGGACCTGCTGGCGGTGCAAGACGCCGATCGAGATCCTTTCCGAGCGGCAGTGGTTCGTGCGGATCAAACCCGAGGAGATCCTGAAGGCCGCCCGGCAGGTCAAGTGGTACCCCGAGCACATGCAGATGCGCCTGGAGAACTGGGTCGAGCAGATGGAGTGGGACTGGTGCATCTCGCGCCAGCGGATCTTCGCCACGCCGATCCCGGTCTGGTTCTGCGCGAAGTGCGGCGAGATGGTCCTACCCGACGAGGCCGACCTGCCCATCGACCCGACGGTCACAAAGCCCAATCACCCCTGCCCGACGTGCGGGTCAGAGGAGTTTGTGGGCGAGGACGACGTCCTGGACACCTGGATGGACTCCTCGATCTCGGTCCTGAATATCACCGGGTGGGACGGGAGCGAGACGCCCGAGATCTTCCCGGCGCAGCTGCGGCCCCAGGGGCACGACATCATCAGGACCTGGGCCTTCTACACCATCCTCCGCTCGGTGGCCCTCACCGGCGAGCGGCCGTGGGACGGGATCCTGGTCAACGGGATGGTGCTCGGCGAGGACGGATACAAGATGTCCAAGAGCCGCAACAACATCATCCCGCCCGAGGACATCCTCAGCGAGTACGGCGCCGACGCCTTCCGGCAGTGGGGGGCGATGGGTTCGGCCACCGGGCAGGACATCATGTTCAACTGGAACGACGTCGTCGCGGCGTCCAGGTTCCAGACCAAGATGTGGAACATCATCCGCTTTGTGCTGACCCAGCTCGAACGCGAGCCGGTGGACGAGGCGGCCGAAGTGACCGAACTCCTGGACCGCTGGCTCCTCGTGAAACTCTCAAAGACCGCGGCCGAGGTGACGAACGCCCTCGAGACCTACCAGTTCGACCAGGGGCTCAAGGCGATCCGGGACTTCACCAGGAACATCCTTGCCGACGACTACATCGAACTGGTGAAGGGCCGGCTGTACTCCGACGCCCCTGAACGTGCGAGCGCCTGCCGCGCCCTGACCATCACCGTCGACGCCCTCTGCCGGATGATCGCACCCTATACCCCGCACTTCGCCGAGGAGTGCTGGGCCCAGTTCAGGGAGGACTCGGTGCTGAAGCAGCCGTGGGTGGAGATCGCCGTCGACGACCCGGAGGCCGAGCGGATCGGCGACCATGTGGTCGGCCTCACGGCAGAGCTCCGCCGGTACAAGCACGACGCGGGGCTTGCCCTGAACGCTCCCTTCGGGACGATGAACATCTACGCCCCCGACCAGATCGACGACTCCGGCGATGTGGCGCGGGCGCTGAACGCCACCGTCGCCTGGAAGACCGGCGAGCCGAAGCTCGAGAAGTCGGTGGCCGGCGTTACGTTCAATATGGCGGTGATCGGGCCGAAGTTGCGCAAGCAGGCGAAGGCCTTCATGCAGGCGGTCGAGGCCCTGCCGGCCGAGGCCATCGTCACCCCGCCGGCAACGGTGAGCGTCGACGGCGAGGAGATCGCCGTGCCTGAGGACGCCTTTGCCCCGAAGTTCGCCTTCTCCGTGGAAGGCGAAGAGGTCGAGGTGCTCGACTTCGATGAGGTGACGGTTACGCTGCGGCGTGACTGA
- a CDS encoding DUF92 domain-containing protein: MTREIGPALAAVLAVFGILVAPLVQPAWLLSLLVILFSGVLLLIEGTRYVSVSIIVTALLYGLGLLSLAVFASTLAIVVLGEFAFRVTGGKPRSYIAYILTGGMGALAAMAYLGVFSPLTVLIGALVAVFLRAALVGREDALMIEALGVAMAQQLFFEIGYSVDLQSLLLALVIALVFGYLSYRFKAADLSGLFSGAIIGLLLIVFADVRWFFIMLVFFILGSGATKFKYREKNDLGVAQSHGGVRGYLNVFANGLVATVGAVLYGITGHPACIALFLGSVASAAADTVASEIGVMGGRPYLITTLERVPPGTNGGVTLLGEAVGLGAAAFVSLTAWTLGVADPWIAVIGTVAGFVGTNVDSVVGATLENRGVFGNAGTNLIATLGGGICAAGMAFLL, translated from the coding sequence ATGACTCGGGAGATCGGGCCTGCGCTGGCTGCTGTCCTTGCGGTCTTTGGGATCCTCGTAGCCCCGCTGGTCCAGCCTGCATGGCTCCTCTCCCTGCTGGTGATCCTCTTCTCCGGCGTCCTCCTCCTCATTGAGGGGACGCGGTATGTCTCGGTTTCGATCATCGTCACCGCCCTGCTGTACGGCCTCGGCCTGCTATCACTGGCGGTCTTTGCCTCGACCCTGGCGATCGTCGTCCTCGGCGAGTTCGCCTTCAGGGTGACCGGGGGAAAGCCCAGGTCCTATATCGCCTATATCCTCACCGGAGGTATGGGGGCGCTGGCGGCCATGGCCTATCTCGGGGTCTTCTCGCCGCTCACCGTCCTCATCGGGGCGCTGGTCGCCGTCTTCCTGAGGGCCGCCCTCGTCGGCCGCGAGGACGCCCTGATGATCGAGGCCCTCGGCGTGGCCATGGCCCAGCAGCTCTTCTTCGAGATCGGGTACTCGGTCGATCTCCAGTCGCTCCTCCTGGCCCTGGTCATCGCCCTGGTCTTTGGCTACCTCTCATACCGCTTCAAGGCCGCCGACCTCTCGGGCCTCTTCTCCGGGGCGATCATCGGGCTTCTCCTCATCGTCTTCGCCGACGTCCGCTGGTTCTTCATCATGCTCGTCTTCTTCATCCTGGGTTCAGGGGCGACGAAGTTCAAGTATCGGGAGAAGAACGACCTCGGGGTGGCGCAGTCCCACGGCGGGGTGCGGGGCTACCTGAACGTCTTTGCCAACGGTCTCGTCGCCACGGTCGGCGCGGTGCTGTACGGGATCACCGGCCACCCGGCCTGTATCGCACTCTTCCTCGGGAGTGTGGCCTCGGCCGCGGCCGACACGGTGGCCTCGGAGATCGGGGTGATGGGTGGGCGGCCGTACCTGATCACCACCCTCGAGCGCGTCCCGCCCGGCACCAACGGCGGGGTGACCCTCCTCGGCGAGGCGGTGGGGCTGGGTGCGGCGGCGTTTGTCTCCCTCACCGCCTGGACCCTCGGGGTGGCCGACCCCTGGATCGCGGTCATCGGGACGGTTGCCGGGTTTGTCGGGACCAATGTGGACAGCGTCGTCGGGGCGACCCTGGAGAACCGCGGGGTCTTTGGGAACGCGGGCACCAACCTCATCGCCACGCTGGGCGGCGGGATCTGCGCCGCGGGAATGGCGTTCCTGCTCTGA